Proteins from one Natrinema salinisoli genomic window:
- the carA gene encoding glutamine-hydrolyzing carbamoyl-phosphate synthase small subunit codes for MTEAYVALEGGHVIEGRGRASGTARGEIVFTTAYTGYEESLTDPSYEEQILTFSYPLIGNYGVREERFEDDRVHPRGVVARELTEDVVEWLESEGVPAVDHLDTREIVTDIRDGGAMKCGIAVGEDVTEEDALAELEQCKAMSDHTDIGAQVSVDEPVVHGEDNDGETVALIDCGAKGSIISSLLERNATVHVFPYDADVADVEAVDPDLLFISNGPGDPVNFDGAIALVEAFVEDTPVAGICLGQQIVAEALGGTTEKMTFGHRGVNQPVLDLESNQVVMTTQNHGYTVAEPGEHLEVTQINVNDDTPEGIDGIEYDVITRQYHPEANPGPHDTLDFFDDVLAMASGRADTQAVPADD; via the coding sequence ATGACGGAAGCCTACGTCGCACTGGAAGGCGGCCACGTGATCGAGGGTCGTGGTCGTGCCTCGGGAACCGCCCGCGGCGAGATCGTATTCACAACGGCCTATACGGGCTACGAAGAGAGTCTGACTGACCCCTCTTACGAGGAACAGATCCTGACCTTTTCCTACCCGCTGATCGGCAACTACGGCGTCCGCGAGGAACGGTTCGAGGACGACCGCGTCCACCCCCGCGGCGTCGTCGCGCGGGAACTCACCGAGGACGTCGTCGAGTGGCTCGAAAGTGAAGGCGTCCCGGCCGTCGACCACCTCGACACGCGCGAGATCGTCACCGACATCCGCGACGGCGGCGCCATGAAGTGTGGCATCGCCGTCGGCGAGGACGTCACCGAGGAGGACGCGCTGGCCGAGCTCGAACAGTGCAAGGCCATGAGCGACCACACGGACATCGGCGCACAGGTCAGCGTCGACGAACCGGTCGTCCACGGCGAAGACAACGACGGCGAAACCGTCGCTCTGATCGACTGCGGCGCGAAGGGCTCGATCATCAGCTCGCTGCTCGAGCGGAACGCGACCGTCCACGTGTTCCCCTACGACGCCGACGTCGCCGACGTCGAGGCCGTCGACCCGGACCTGCTCTTCATCTCGAACGGTCCCGGCGACCCGGTCAACTTCGACGGCGCGATCGCGCTCGTCGAGGCGTTCGTCGAGGACACGCCGGTCGCCGGCATCTGTCTCGGACAGCAGATCGTCGCCGAGGCGCTCGGTGGCACCACCGAGAAGATGACCTTCGGCCACCGCGGCGTCAACCAGCCCGTCCTCGACCTCGAGTCCAACCAGGTCGTCATGACCACGCAGAACCACGGCTACACCGTCGCCGAACCCGGTGAGCACCTCGAGGTCACCCAGATCAACGTCAACGACGACACGCCCGAAGGGATCGACGGCATCGAGTACGACGTCATTACGCGCCAGTACCACCCCGAAGCGAACCCCGGTCCCCACGACACCCTCGACTTCTTCGACGACGTGCTCGCCATGGCTTCCGGGCGAGCGGACACGCAGGCGGTTCCCGCCGACGACTAA